The following proteins are encoded in a genomic region of Marinobacter bohaiensis:
- the vasI gene encoding type VI secretion system-associated protein VasI: MTTRPRLLMFVAALAAVSGITHAAGSDRADGTDHAKVSGGDTLTAAQACTAKVARLERLACFDDVFDTPVRTLEEQQAALPAKKPAVWVAAYAQEQARTPDDNALQHDGDAGKLVTVPALGAVPPRPLLTVRCHNDITRFALMLPKASTAERVPLELDADGRVQAQTWRVRDDGYVISGGRGLPAIRTVRQLVNAQRLTLHSDESALDGLMFDLSGFRQALAPLRAECGW; the protein is encoded by the coding sequence ATGACCACGCGTCCGCGTTTATTGATGTTTGTCGCGGCCCTGGCTGCCGTATCCGGAATCACCCACGCCGCTGGCTCAGATCGCGCCGATGGCACAGATCACGCCAAGGTCAGCGGAGGCGACACCCTGACAGCGGCCCAGGCCTGCACCGCCAAGGTCGCGCGCCTGGAGCGCCTGGCCTGTTTCGACGACGTGTTCGACACGCCGGTGCGCACCCTGGAAGAGCAGCAGGCCGCGCTGCCAGCGAAGAAGCCCGCAGTATGGGTGGCCGCCTACGCCCAGGAACAGGCCCGCACGCCGGACGACAATGCCCTGCAGCACGACGGCGACGCCGGCAAGCTGGTCACCGTGCCGGCGCTGGGTGCCGTGCCGCCGCGCCCGCTGCTGACGGTGCGCTGCCACAACGACATTACCCGCTTCGCGCTGATGCTGCCCAAGGCCAGTACGGCGGAGCGGGTGCCCCTGGAGCTGGACGCCGACGGCCGCGTGCAGGCACAGACCTGGCGCGTGCGCGACGACGGCTACGTGATCAGCGGCGGGCGCGGGTTGCCGGCGATCCGCACCGTACGCCAACTGGTCAATGCGCAGCGGCTGACGCTGCACAGCGATGAATCCGCCCTGGACGGACTCATGTTCGACCTCAGTGGCTTCCGTCAAGCCCTGGCGCCGCTGCGCGCCGAGTGCGGCTGGTAA
- the tssA gene encoding type VI secretion system protein TssA → MQAVEQHPYVEPVLSPLAGESPQGQLLEEDPTLEFLDGEIMKMGSLSHGEIEWDKVEQEALRLLSDISKDLKVLGFLLLALQRGGSGERFALSIHLLCEVMQGWWTDAWPYPGAKGARPRKMMFAQMMQRAGAEVGRLSFDSAVGDGRQFCLDRLDRLKALAEADSLATDGIDDLRHAITNLPEVGQVAEAPAAPASTQETPARRGGAATTSSGASGSLGSVTLDPKDERATRQSLLRVADLLTDLEPGSPLGYQMRRFAIWYNITATPPARKGGRSDLAAVSSDRVSEYRESLGRGVDMNLWGRIEQSLSVSPFWLEGHYLSAQAAEQTGHPKCAEAIRNALKGFIDRLPALADMTFSDGSPFLPKPVREWLLTSSPGGAGKQGRGADWHKAYENAQDVLKQDGLAPAMKLLEDGLSKAKEPRAQFYWRLMSAELLRDSGMKALAKQQFGDLKQQASGRTLEDWEPSLVAHLERLT, encoded by the coding sequence ATGCAGGCAGTAGAACAACATCCCTATGTCGAACCGGTGCTCTCGCCGCTGGCAGGGGAGTCGCCCCAGGGCCAGTTGCTGGAAGAAGACCCGACGCTGGAATTCCTCGACGGCGAGATCATGAAAATGGGCTCCCTGTCCCACGGCGAGATCGAGTGGGACAAGGTGGAGCAGGAAGCGCTGCGGCTGCTGTCGGACATCTCCAAGGATCTCAAGGTGCTGGGCTTCCTGCTGCTTGCGCTGCAGCGCGGCGGCAGCGGCGAACGCTTCGCCCTGTCCATCCACCTGCTGTGCGAGGTGATGCAGGGCTGGTGGACCGACGCTTGGCCCTATCCCGGCGCCAAGGGCGCGCGCCCGCGCAAGATGATGTTCGCCCAGATGATGCAGCGCGCCGGCGCGGAAGTGGGGCGTCTGAGTTTCGACAGCGCCGTAGGCGACGGCCGCCAGTTCTGCCTGGACCGGCTGGACCGCCTCAAGGCGCTGGCGGAGGCCGACTCACTGGCCACCGACGGCATCGATGACCTGCGCCACGCCATCACCAACCTGCCGGAAGTGGGGCAGGTGGCCGAAGCGCCGGCGGCGCCCGCGAGCACCCAGGAAACGCCGGCCCGACGCGGCGGCGCGGCGACCACGTCCTCCGGCGCGTCCGGCAGCCTGGGCAGCGTGACCCTCGACCCCAAGGACGAGCGCGCCACTCGTCAGAGCCTGCTGCGCGTCGCGGACCTGCTGACGGACCTAGAACCGGGCTCGCCGCTGGGCTACCAGATGCGCCGTTTCGCCATCTGGTACAACATCACCGCCACCCCGCCGGCGCGCAAGGGCGGCCGAAGCGACCTGGCGGCGGTCAGCTCCGACCGGGTGTCGGAATACCGCGAGAGCCTGGGGCGCGGCGTGGACATGAACCTCTGGGGCCGCATCGAGCAGAGCCTGTCAGTCAGCCCGTTCTGGCTGGAAGGGCATTACCTCAGCGCCCAGGCCGCCGAGCAGACCGGCCACCCCAAGTGCGCCGAAGCCATTCGCAACGCCCTCAAGGGGTTCATCGACCGCCTGCCCGCGCTGGCGGACATGACCTTCTCCGACGGCTCGCCGTTCTTGCCCAAACCGGTGCGTGAGTGGTTGCTGACCAGCTCGCCCGGCGGCGCCGGCAAGCAGGGGCGCGGTGCCGACTGGCACAAGGCCTACGAAAACGCCCAGGACGTGCTCAAGCAGGACGGTCTGGCGCCGGCCATGAAACTGCTGGAAGACGGGCTCAGCAAGGCCAAGGAACCGCGCGCCCAGTTCTACTGGCGCCTGATGAGCGCCGAGCTGCTGCGCGACAGCGGCATGAAGGCGCTGGCCAAGCAGCAGTTCGGCGACCTGAAGCAGCAGGCGTCCGGCCGCACACTGGAAGACTGGGAGCCGTCGCTGGTGGCGCATCTGGAGCGACTCACCTGA